One window of the Archangium primigenium genome contains the following:
- a CDS encoding protein kinase: protein MRDTVRWNGGKLGPYHVGRRYRHLPSRDRLYEGHNTETGAPALLMVPDKLDDWNQRLDWTVRIVSREAYPFIALEVEGAPSFDDLALQELTLMVYRMSGGLSLLEDRPDVRQHLIRRSVPVKTKTRTQRHLRMGAMAATLVVCLSSFWSHRAETPEASLAREAVNYSDVEDTLFSAIGYAMPEKPFDEQKRPPCIPVTETELRGGCWVQMKHDAPCPPSSAEYEGHCYMPSKRKTPKPNVIHP, encoded by the coding sequence ATGCGTGACACTGTGCGTTGGAATGGCGGCAAGCTGGGGCCCTATCACGTGGGCCGACGCTACCGTCATCTCCCCTCGCGAGACCGCCTCTATGAGGGCCACAACACCGAGACGGGTGCCCCAGCGCTCCTGATGGTTCCCGACAAGCTCGATGATTGGAATCAACGCCTGGACTGGACCGTGCGCATCGTCAGCCGCGAGGCGTACCCGTTCATCGCCTTGGAGGTCGAGGGCGCCCCCTCCTTCGACGACCTGGCGCTCCAGGAATTGACGCTGATGGTGTACCGAATGAGCGGCGGACTGTCCCTCCTCGAGGACCGTCCCGACGTCCGACAGCACCTCATCCGCCGGTCCGTTCCCGTCAAGACGAAGACCAGGACGCAGCGGCATCTGCGCATGGGCGCGATGGCGGCCACCCTCGTCGTGTGTCTGTCGTCGTTCTGGTCTCACCGAGCCGAGACGCCGGAAGCGTCACTGGCGCGTGAAGCCGTGAACTATTCCGACGTGGAAGACACTCTGTTTTCCGCCATTGGCTACGCCATGCCGGAGAAGCCCTTCGACGAGCAGAAACGGCCTCCCTGCATTCCGGTCACTGAAACGGAGCTCCGGGGCGGATGCTGGGTGCAGATGAAGCACGACGCACCGTGCCCACCCAGCTCCGCTGAGTACGAGGGGCATTGCTACATGCCGTCCAAGCGGAAGACCCCCAAGCCCAATGTCATCCACCCTTGA
- a CDS encoding MBOAT family protein, with translation MSAYIPSEAWVLWVLGALLLCVLVAGHALAWSGPLRLVRGGAWTILVLGTWSVERLTAREPPGVRMLALILFALLVMKVIVVVEERARGMVPLTFRAWLGFAGAWLGMRPRLFVSAEAGPLRGAGALIRQGALYALLGAVLVGLARVTWGETGSRWLASLWLLPGLSLLIHFGLCNVLSGAWRLRGVACDPLFRAPLLCQNLGDFWSRRWNLAFSEMTVIAVYRPLVARLGRGPALLGGFALSGLLHEMALSVPVRAGLGLPFLYFLLHGGLVLLERGLATRGHVLKGWTGRAWAWFWLAAPLPLLFHPPFLAGVVWPLIGMAPGP, from the coding sequence ATGTCCGCGTACATCCCGTCCGAAGCGTGGGTCCTCTGGGTCCTCGGAGCCCTCCTGCTCTGCGTCCTCGTCGCGGGGCATGCGCTCGCGTGGAGCGGGCCCCTCCGCCTCGTGCGCGGGGGGGCGTGGACGATCCTCGTGCTGGGGACGTGGAGCGTGGAACGGCTGACCGCCCGGGAACCTCCCGGGGTCCGCATGCTCGCGCTCATCCTGTTCGCGCTGCTCGTCATGAAGGTCATCGTCGTGGTGGAGGAGCGGGCGCGCGGCATGGTGCCCCTGACCTTCCGGGCCTGGCTGGGGTTCGCCGGGGCCTGGCTGGGAATGAGACCTCGCCTGTTCGTGTCCGCGGAGGCCGGGCCCTTGCGCGGAGCGGGCGCGCTCATTCGCCAGGGCGCCCTGTACGCGCTCCTGGGCGCGGTCCTGGTGGGCCTCGCGCGGGTGACGTGGGGGGAGACCGGGTCGCGGTGGCTCGCCTCCCTGTGGCTCCTTCCCGGGCTCAGCCTGCTCATCCATTTCGGCCTGTGCAACGTCCTCTCGGGGGCGTGGCGGCTGCGGGGCGTCGCCTGTGACCCCCTGTTCCGGGCCCCCCTGCTGTGCCAGAACCTGGGCGATTTCTGGTCACGCCGCTGGAACCTGGCGTTCTCCGAGATGACGGTGATCGCGGTGTACCGCCCCCTCGTCGCGCGTCTGGGGCGCGGCCCCGCGCTCCTGGGGGGGTTCGCCTTGTCCGGGCTGCTGCACGAGATGGCGCTCAGCGTGCCCGTGCGCGCGGGCCTCGGCCTTCCCTTTCTCTACTTCCTCCTCCACGGAGGGCTCGTGCTGCTCGAGCGAGGACTCGCGACCCGGGGCCACGTCCTGAAGGGTTGGACGGGACGGGCGTGGGCCTGGTTCTGGCTGGCCGCGCCCCTCCCGCTCTTGTTCCACCCCCCGTTCCTGGCGGGGGTGGTCTGGCCCCTGATTGGGATGGCCCCGGGCCCGTGA